AGTATATTTTCAAAAGAATAATTTGGATGCCTATCCTTTTACTTATGGTTTCTTTAATTGTATTTTTCCTAGGAGTTTATGGGCCAGGTGATCCAATAGAAGTTCAATTAGGCAATAACTATGACGAAGAATCTGCGGATAGAATAAGAGAAAAAATGGGTTTAAATGACCCTGTATTTGTTCAATGGTTCAATTATGTAAGAAATGCAGCGGTTGGAGATTTTGGAGAGTCTTATGTATTCAAGAATAGAGAAGTTTCTGAATTATTAATTCCAAAATTAATAGTATCTGCGAAACTGAATATTATTTCTTTTTTTATAGCAATTATAATTGGAACACCACTAGGATTTTATGCTGCTGTTAATAATGGTAATTTTAAAGATCCTATCGTTGTAATTTTTTCATTAGTTTTTTATGCAATGCCTGTTTTTTTTACGGCGCCTTTTCTAATTCTTATATTTGCTTTGCAACTAGATTTAGTTCCTGCAGCAGGCTGGGGCGGTGTATTTGATAAAAGAATTATTTTACCTGCATTAACAATAGGTGTTCCTGGAGCAGCGGTATTTGTAAGACTAATACGCTCTTCAATGATTGAAGTTTTAGACACCGATTATGTAAAATTAGCAAGAGCAAAAGGTGTTAGTGAAAGTAAAGTTTTATGGAAGCATGCTTTTAGGAATGGAATGTTGCCTGTTGTTACCATAATGGGATTTTCTCTAGCTGGATTATTTGGAGGTTCATTGATAGTTGAAATTTTATATGGAATTCCTGGAGTTGGAAGAATTTCTTTAGACTCAGTTTATTCCAGAGATTATCCAGTAATAATGGCTATTGTATTATTAGGCTCTAGTGCTCTTGTTGTAGCAAACCTTATTATAGATTTTTTATATACACTAGTTGATCCGAGGATAGAATTACAGTGATGAACCTTAATCCTAAGAATTTATCATCTACAAAATTATTCATAATGAATTTTAGTAGAAAAAAACTAGGAGTTATATGTGTGGTTTTAGTTTCAATAATTTACTTAATTGGAATATTTGCACCTCTTCTTGCTCCTTATGATTATTCAGAAACTAATCTTTTGAAAACTCAATCTGCTCCTGATTTAGAAAATTTATTGGGTACAGATAGATTAGGTAGAGACATACTTTCAAGAGTAATTTGGGGAATTCAAACTACTGTTATAGTTACAATAACAGGTTTACTCACAGGCTCATTGATTTTGGGTTTGTTTTTGGGATTATTAGCTGGTTATTACAGAGGTATATTTGATTTTATAGTGATGAGAACCGGTGAATTAGTTTCATCATTTCCTGATATTCTATTGATAATATTATTGGCTGCAACTCTAAGGCCCAGAATCACAACCTTTTTCTATTCTATAGAGGATAACTTTAATATTTCTGGGTTAGTTAGTAGTGGAATTATAGACTATTTAGTTATAGGTATAGCTCTACTTCCATTGAGTTGGTTTGGAACAATGAGATTGATTCGGGCACAAGTATTTAGTATTAGGAATATTGAGTATGTTCAATCAGCTAGAACCTCTGGAGCAAGTACCCTAAGAATAGTTACAAGACATGTGTTACCAAATGTAGTAGCTCCATTAGTTGTAACTGCAACTTTTGGCTTGGGTGCTGTAGCCTTATCTGAGGTCATTCTTTCTTTTTTTGGTTTAGGCGTTCAACCTCCTAGACCAAGTTTAGGAGCTATGTTATCTGATGTTTCTGGAAGAGGCGGAGCAAGTGTTTCTGTTTTAACTAATCATCCGGAACAATTACTTTCTCCTATAATTGTTATTTGGATTATGATTTTTTGTTGGAATATAATAGGTGATGCATTGACTGATATATTAAATCCTAGAAAGAATTAAATCTAAACGGTTTAGGATATACTAGACCGTGTACACTAAAGCGTGTAAAGGAGAAAATAATGAGTTTTTTTTCATCAAGGCGTTCAACCGTTCATGGAATTAATGGAGGTGTAGCAACAAGCCAGCCTTTAGCATCTCAAGTAGGAATAGATGTCTTAAAAGCAGGTGGAAATGCTGTTGATGCAGCAATTACTATGGCGTCTACACTTGGAGTAGTTGAGCCTATGTCAACAGGTATTGGAGGAGATATTTTTGCTTTGATTTGGGATCCTAAATCAGAAGAAATTAGCTCATTTAATGGATCGGGAACATCTTCAAGAAATTCTAACCCAGAGGAATTAATATCTAAAGGATTTTCCTCTATCCCAACAGAGGGTGAGGGAGGAGCATATTCTGTATCAGTACCAGGATCTGTAGATGGATGGCAAAAAATATTAGATAAATTTGGTACGATATCTCTTTCTGAGTCCCTTCAGCCTGGTATTAAGTTAGCTGAAGAAGGATACCCTGTATCTGAATTGATATCCTGGGCATGGTCAGAAAATGAATCAAAACTCAAATTTAGAAAATCAGGATCAGAGTTATTAAATAAAAATAATAAAGCTCCAAAAGAAGGAGAGATTATTAGATTACCTGAACTTGCATCTTCAATGTATACTATTTCAAAAGAAGGTCCCAAGGCTATATATGATGGAAGTATATCTAAGAAAATCTCTGATTTTATTAGATCCGAAGGAGGCTGGTTAGATGAGGAGGATCTTAAGAATTATAAATCTTTTTGGACAGATCCCATAAAAACAAATTATAGAGGATATGAGGTTTACGAATGTCCTCCTAATGGTCAAGGTTTGGCAGCTCTAATCGCCCTAAATATAATAGAAAACTTAGATCTTAAGCAAATAGAACATGGAAGCAGTGATTTTTACCACTATCTAATTGAAGCAATTAGAATTGGTTTTGCAGATACTTTGTGGTATGTTACTGATCCATCCAAATCAGAAATTCCCATTAAAAATCTATTGTCCAAGGAATATGGAAAATATAGATTTAATGAAATTGACAAAGATTCAGTGATAAAAACAGTATCCCATAATACCTTTGAAACTAAAGGAGATACTGTTTATATAACTGCTATAGATAAAAATGGAATGGGTTGCTCCTTAATTAATTCAACTTTTCAAGGATTTGGTTCAGGTTTAGTTGTACCAGAAACAGGAATAGCTCTTCAAAATCGAGGAGCTTTGTTTAGTTTAGATAAAAAACACCCTAATTATTTAGAACCAAACATGAGACCTTTTCATACTATTATTCCTTGTATGGTGACAAAAGATTCTAAATTATTCTTATCTTTTGGGGTTATGGGAGGTTTTCAGCAACCGCAAGGTCATTTACAAGTAATATCTAATATTATTGATTATGGACTAGACCCTCAAAAAGCCTTAGATGCACTAAGATTTTCATTAGATGTAGATGATATGAAAACGATATCAGTTGAAGAGGATATTTCAGAATCAGTTATAAATAGACTGCAGGATAAAGGTCATAAAATAGATATAGTCAAAGGTAATGAAAGAATGAAATTTGGAGGAGCACAAGTTGCAAAATATGATCACCAAACTGGAGTTATATCTTTAGGTACTGAGCCTAGAAAAGATGGTTCTGCAATAGCATATTAAGTTATAATTTAGAATCATATTTAATTTTTTGGAGTTTTTTTATGGGTCAAATCAATGTAGCAATAATAGGAGTTGGAAACTGTGCTTCATCTTTAGTTCAGGGTATTCAAAAATATTCTGAAATTGGAGAAAGTGATATAAAAGTTCCGGGTTTGATGCATAATACTCTTGGAGGATATTCAATAGGAGATGTTAATGTAGTTGCAGCATTTGATGTTGATAAAGACAAAGTAGGAAAAGATTTATCTGAAGCAATTTTTACAAATAATAATAATGCTCTTAGATTTCATGAAGTTCCTCATTCTGGGGTAAAAGTTGACAGAGGTATGACTCATGATGGTATAGGTGAATATCTTTCTGATGTGGTGGACATTGAGAGAGACAGAAATAAGTCAGAAGGTCAAACAGCAGATATAGTACAAATACTCAGAGATAGAAAAGTAGATGTTGTAATAAATTATTTACCAGTTGGTTCCGAGCAAGCCACAAAATGGTATGTAGAACAAGTTCTAGCAGCTGGTTGTGGATTTGTAAATTGTATTCCAGTTTTTATTGCTAAAGAAGATTACTGGCAAAAAAGATTCCAAGACAGAGGTTTACCTATAGTTGGAGATGATATCAAGAGTCAAGTGGGGGCAACAATAGTACATAGAGTTCTTGCCAGGCTTTTTGAAGATAGAGGAGTCAGACTAGACAGAACCTATCAACTTAATTTTGGAGGAAATACTGATTTTTTAAATATGCTTGAAAGATCAAGACTCAAGAGCAAAAAAATCTCTAAAACTAACGCGGTTCAGTCACAACTTGAAAAAGAATTGCCAACTGACGATGTTCATATAGGGCCATCTGATCATGTTCCATGGCTTGAAGATAGGAAATGGGCTTATATTAGATTAGAAGGAACATCATGGGGAGATGTTCCACTTAACGTGGAATTAAAATTAGAGGTTGAAGATAGTCCTAATTCTGCTGGAGTAGCTATTGATGCAATTAGATGTGCCAAAATAGCTCTTGATAAGGGTGTATCGGGTGCTATTGATGCTCCGAGTGCATATTTTATGAAATCTCCTCCCAATCAAATGAGAGACGATGATGCAAGAAAAGCTGTAGAGGATTTCTCAGGTTTAGAATAACTTGAAAATCGTAATTACTTCTCCATATGATTTTTCTTATCCTGGAGGTGTCCAATCTCATATTTTCGAACTTTCAAGAGAGCTTCTAAGACTTAATCATGATGTAACTATAGCAGCTCCATTATCAAATAAAAATATTCATAATTTGCCTAGCGTTAAATTTATAAGTTTAGGAAAACCTGTTTCATTTTCTTTTCTTGGATCTAAAAATAGAATATCGATTAATTTGTTGAAAATTATTAAGTGTATTTTTTACTTGAGAAAAAACAAATATGACGTAATTCATATTCATGAACCATTATTACCTTCTCAAATAATAATAAATATATTTACAAAGACTCTAAAAATTGCCTCATTTCATGCCTACAGCCATAAAAAAAATTATCTATATATAGTTTTTAATTTTTTACTAAAATTAGTACTCAGAAGAATATCTCAAAAAATATGTGTTTCTAAGTTTTCCAAGTTATACATCAATAAATATTTTTTATTTGAGTCTGTAATAATTCCTAATGGCATTAACCTTGAAAATTTTTCATATGTTTCAAAAAAGTCTAAAAAAAGTTACAAAGATATAAGCCTTTTATTTGTTGGTAGATTTGATGAAACTAGAAAAGGTTTCCCAATCTTACTCTCAAGTTTTATTGAACTTAAAAAAAAATATAATGACCTAAAATTAATTGTTATTGGGCCAGGTAATAAAAATATTTATAATAAAAAGTCAAATCTCAAAGATATATTATTTTTAGGAACTATAGATCAAAAAAATCTTCCAAAATTTTATCAAAACTCCGATATAGTTTGCTTGCCTTCTACAGAAAATGAATCATTTGGAATCATAATTTTAGAAGCTATGGCAACTGGTTCTGTTTTGGTATCTTCTGATATTGATAGCTATAAAGATATTTTATATAAAAATCAATATGGATTTTTATTTGAATCGAAATCAGTAAAAAGCTTAACAAATACTCTCTCAAACATTATTTCAAAAAAAATTAATACCAAAGAAAATTTAGAAAATGGGTTAAATAATGTTAAAAAATACTCTTGGCCAAAGTTAGTTTCTGAAATAATAGGAGTATATACAAAAGAAAAAAATATAATAAATCTTGGAAAATTTTAGACAGTTATTAAGAAGTTATACTAGAGAAATATACGAAATTCCTATTTCTAAATTTCTGATCAAACTTGGTCTTACTCCAAATATGATCACTTTTATAGGACTAATAATTACGATATTTGGTTCATATTACATTTTTCAGGGAGATTTTCTTGCAGGAGGAATAATTGTTGGCCTAGGTACTATTCTTGATTCTATAGATGGAGCTATGGCTAGATTATCAAATAAAGAATCTGTATTTGGAGATTTGCTAGATTCAGTTATAGATAGATATGGAGAAGCTGCGATTTTTCTTTCTTTAGCGTGTTATTATTTATTTAATTCTTTAGATGAAATTGCAGTTTTATTATGCATAATTTCTATGTTGTGCTCTCAGCTAATTAGTTATGTAAGAGCTAAAAGTGAAAGCCTAGATATAGAGAATAAATCAGGTTTTTTGACAAGAGTAGAAAGATCATTAATAATTATATTTTTCCTATTAATTTCACAGCCCCTGTTTGCATTGTATATTTTGTCTGTTGGAACATTTTTTAGTTCAATTTGGAGATTAATTATAGGTTTGAAAAATGCTAAAAATTAGTTTTTTGTCGAGTTTATTTTTAGTTTTATTTATCTCTTCAGGAATTCAAATTATTGCTGAATCGAATGAAGATTTTATTGTAAATAAAATTGACCATAAAGTAGATTTCCCAAATAATATTTCTTTTATTTTTGAAGGTTTTAGTGAAAAGAAAATAAGTGACATTAAAGTCAATTTTAAAACTGGTGATAGAAAAGCATTACAGTATGGTTACATGGATTTTAATACTGACGAAGAAAATAATGTATCTGGAATAATGGATTTTAGAATCAGTACTCAAGGGGGTTATATACCACCTGGGTCAACTATAAATTGGCACCTTATTTTTTATTTTGATGATGGAACTCAATTTATATCCGAGGATTATGAATTCATAATGCTTGATACTAGATTTGATAATTGGGAATATTTAGACGGAGATAATATAAGAATATATTACCGTTACTCTAAAAGTAGAGCAGAAAAATTATTATTTGAGTGTGAACAATTATTGTTAACTATGTCTCCAATAATTGATATTTCAAGTAGTGAAAATTATAAGAAAATTCATTTGACTCTTTATAATAATTATTCAGAAATGCTAGGAGCAATACGTTCAAAATCAAAAACCTCAGATAGGCAATTGGTAACAGCAGGTCAGGCTTTTGATGAATCAAGTGTTGTTTTAGTTCTTGCGGGTAAAAATGATATAGGAACTTCTACACATGAGATAATGCACGTACTTGTTGGTAGAAAAACAGAAGGATCAATTAATCTTCCTTTATGGCTAAATGAAGGACTTGCTGAATATGCAAATAGAGATAAAACTATAAGTTATGACCTTTACNTGGATTGGGCGATTGGTACAAATCAATTAAAGCCCTTGAGCCAACTAAGAAGTTTTCCTGGAGATCCAAAGCTAACCTTAGTTGCTTATGGACAATCTAGAAGTGTAATTAATTATCTAATAGACAATTTTGGAGAAACAGGTATGAATGTTTTGTTAACTAATATCTCNAAAGGTCAAACTATAGATGAATCTTTAATTAATGCTTATGGATTTGATTTAGATACACTAGATAGTGATTGGAGAAAAAGTATAGGGGCTGGCCCTTATCAGTTAAGAGAAGAATCGGTAGTTCAAGAAATTTCTAATAATGAAGATTCTTGCAGATCCAACAATCTGATTTTTATATTGCCTTTTTTATTATATTTCTCACTAAAGAATGTTTATAGATATATTTAGAAATTTACATTTTATACACAAAGTTTAAACTTTAGAAACATTTAAGTAACAAAAATAAAACATTTTTATCCTATCCTCAAGAATAGTTAAATTTAAAAATGGTTTATAGGAGAATAAAATGGATTCAGGACATACCGCGTGGATGTTGACAGCATCTGCACTCGTTTTTTTTATGACACCTGGTTTAGCTTTCTTTTATGGTGGCTTAGTAAGAGCAAAAAGCTTAGTAAACACTATAATGTTAAGTTTTATTACTATAGGAGTAGTAACTATAGTTTGGACTTTATGGGGATATAGCTTAGCCTATGGTAATGGAGAATTAATCCCAGATTTTATAGGGGATTTTTCTCTTTTTGGATTAGAAGGAGTTAATACATTTGCTGGAGAAGGAGAAGATATCAGTCCTCTTTATGATGTCCTTTTTCAAATGATGTTTGCAATAATTACTCCTGCTTTAATAACTGGAGCATTTGTTGAAAGATTCAAGTTTTCAACTTATCTTATCTTCACAGTTATATGGATTACTATAGTTTATGCTCCTGTAGCTCATTGGGTTTGGGGTGGAGGATGGATTGGTGCAGATGGAGCAGGTGCTCTGGATTTTGCTGGAGGTACAGTAATTCATATTAATGCTGGAGCTGCAGCAGTTGCTGCTGCAATACTTGTAGGAAAAAGAAAAAATCCAGGACTTCAACCTAATAACGTTCCTTATGTTGTACTTGGTGCATCAATTCTTTGGTTTGGATGGTTTGGATTTAATGGTGGATCAGCCTTAGCTTCAGATAGCTATGCAGTTAATGCAATGCTCGTAACTCAAATTGCTGCTGCAACTGCTGCAACAACTTGGGGAATAGTTGGCTTACTTTCTAGAGGTAAAATAAGTGCCGTAGGAGTTGCAACAGGAGCTGTTGCAGGATTAGTGGCAATAACTCCTGCAGCGGGTGCAGTTAATGCATTAGGAGCATTAGGAATTGGTTTTGGAGCTGGATTCTTATGTTATTATGCTGTTGAATTGATACATAAAACAAATCTAGATGATGCATTAGATGTTTTTGCTGTTCATGGAATTGGTGGTATTTGGGGATGTATAGCTACTGGTATATTTGCTGTAGAAAGTATTGCCGGAGTAAAGGGACTTTTTCAAGGCAGTGGTGAACAAGTTTGGATTCAAATTTATACAGCAGCAGGAACACTTGCTTATTCATTCGTAGTTTCATTTGCAATTTTATTTGTTTTGGATAAGATTCCTGGATTAGGACTAAGAGTTTCAGAAACATCCGAAGATCAGGGATTAGATTTAGCTGAGCATGGAGAACAGGGTTTTGTAAATGATGGGGCAAACTAAATTAATTTAAGGAGAAATAAATGATCAAAATTGAAGCTGTAGTGAGACCAGAAAGAGTAAATGCAGTCTTAGAATCAATGGCTGAAGCGGGATGTACCGGATTCACTTACGCAAACGTAAGTGGAAGGGGCACCCAAGAGGGAGTTGAAGTATTTACGGGAAGAGGTAGCTCAACAGCTAATAGGGTATCTGTTCCAAAAGTAGTTATTACTGCAGTTACTGACAAGGCCAATCAAAAGGTAGTAGTTGATGCAATTATGAAAGCTGCAAAAACTAGTGGTGATGGGCAAATAGGAGATGGAAAGATATTTATTTCTGAAATTTCTGATGTTATCAGAGTAAGAACTGGTGATACTGGAAAAAATGCTCTGTAATTAACTTAGCTAATAGAAATAATTGAAAATAGGTATGGATCTTTTTTGATCCGTACCTATTTTTTTTATTAATGTTTCTAATATTTCAATTTTCATGTTTAAACTTATAAAAATTGTTAGAATTAAAATTCATGCAAGTTAGGAGCGTAGCTCAGTTGGCTAGAGCGCTGGTCTCCAAAACCAGAGGTCGGGGGTTCGACTCCTCCCGCT
This region of Dehalococcoidia bacterium genomic DNA includes:
- a CDS encoding ABC transporter permease; translated protein: MNLNPKNLSSTKLFIMNFSRKKLGVICVVLVSIIYLIGIFAPLLAPYDYSETNLLKTQSAPDLENLLGTDRLGRDILSRVIWGIQTTVIVTITGLLTGSLILGLFLGLLAGYYRGIFDFIVMRTGELVSSFPDILLIILLAATLRPRITTFFYSIEDNFNISGLVSSGIIDYLVIGIALLPLSWFGTMRLIRAQVFSIRNIEYVQSARTSGASTLRIVTRHVLPNVVAPLVVTATFGLGAVALSEVILSFFGLGVQPPRPSLGAMLSDVSGRGGASVSVLTNHPEQLLSPIIVIWIMIFCWNIIGDALTDILNPRKN
- a CDS encoding ABC transporter permease, with the translated sequence MPILLLMVSLIVFFLGVYGPGDPIEVQLGNNYDEESADRIREKMGLNDPVFVQWFNYVRNAAVGDFGESYVFKNREVSELLIPKLIVSAKLNIISFFIAIIIGTPLGFYAAVNNGNFKDPIVVIFSLVFYAMPVFFTAPFLILIFALQLDLVPAAGWGGVFDKRIILPALTIGVPGAAVFVRLIRSSMIEVLDTDYVKLARAKGVSESKVLWKHAFRNGMLPVVTIMGFSLAGLFGGSLIVEILYGIPGVGRISLDSVYSRDYPVIMAIVLLGSSALVVANLIIDFLYTLVDPRIELQ
- a CDS encoding CDP-alcohol phosphatidyltransferase family protein, whose product is MENFRQLLRSYTREIYEIPISKFLIKLGLTPNMITFIGLIITIFGSYYIFQGDFLAGGIIVGLGTILDSIDGAMARLSNKESVFGDLLDSVIDRYGEAAIFLSLACYYLFNSLDEIAVLLCIISMLCSQLISYVRAKSESLDIENKSGFLTRVERSLIIIFFLLISQPLFALYILSVGTFFSSIWRLIIGLKNAKN
- a CDS encoding glycosyltransferase family 4 protein encodes the protein MKIVITSPYDFSYPGGVQSHIFELSRELLRLNHDVTIAAPLSNKNIHNLPSVKFISLGKPVSFSFLGSKNRISINLLKIIKCIFYLRKNKYDVIHIHEPLLPSQIIINIFTKTLKIASFHAYSHKKNYLYIVFNFLLKLVLRRISQKICVSKFSKLYINKYFLFESVIIPNGINLENFSYVSKKSKKSYKDISLLFVGRFDETRKGFPILLSSFIELKKKYNDLKLIVIGPGNKNIYNKKSNLKDILFLGTIDQKNLPKFYQNSDIVCLPSTENESFGIIILEAMATGSVLVSSDIDSYKDILYKNQYGFLFESKSVKSLTNTLSNIISKKINTKENLENGLNNVKKYSWPKLVSEIIGVYTKEKNIINLGKF
- a CDS encoding inositol-3-phosphate synthase, producing the protein MGQINVAIIGVGNCASSLVQGIQKYSEIGESDIKVPGLMHNTLGGYSIGDVNVVAAFDVDKDKVGKDLSEAIFTNNNNALRFHEVPHSGVKVDRGMTHDGIGEYLSDVVDIERDRNKSEGQTADIVQILRDRKVDVVINYLPVGSEQATKWYVEQVLAAGCGFVNCIPVFIAKEDYWQKRFQDRGLPIVGDDIKSQVGATIVHRVLARLFEDRGVRLDRTYQLNFGGNTDFLNMLERSRLKSKKISKTNAVQSQLEKELPTDDVHIGPSDHVPWLEDRKWAYIRLEGTSWGDVPLNVELKLEVEDSPNSAGVAIDAIRCAKIALDKGVSGAIDAPSAYFMKSPPNQMRDDDARKAVEDFSGLE
- the ggt gene encoding gamma-glutamyltransferase codes for the protein MSFFSSRRSTVHGINGGVATSQPLASQVGIDVLKAGGNAVDAAITMASTLGVVEPMSTGIGGDIFALIWDPKSEEISSFNGSGTSSRNSNPEELISKGFSSIPTEGEGGAYSVSVPGSVDGWQKILDKFGTISLSESLQPGIKLAEEGYPVSELISWAWSENESKLKFRKSGSELLNKNNKAPKEGEIIRLPELASSMYTISKEGPKAIYDGSISKKISDFIRSEGGWLDEEDLKNYKSFWTDPIKTNYRGYEVYECPPNGQGLAALIALNIIENLDLKQIEHGSSDFYHYLIEAIRIGFADTLWYVTDPSKSEIPIKNLLSKEYGKYRFNEIDKDSVIKTVSHNTFETKGDTVYITAIDKNGMGCSLINSTFQGFGSGLVVPETGIALQNRGALFSLDKKHPNYLEPNMRPFHTIIPCMVTKDSKLFLSFGVMGGFQQPQGHLQVISNIIDYGLDPQKALDALRFSLDVDDMKTISVEEDISESVINRLQDKGHKIDIVKGNERMKFGGAQVAKYDHQTGVISLGTEPRKDGSAIAY
- a CDS encoding ammonium transporter gives rise to the protein MDSGHTAWMLTASALVFFMTPGLAFFYGGLVRAKSLVNTIMLSFITIGVVTIVWTLWGYSLAYGNGELIPDFIGDFSLFGLEGVNTFAGEGEDISPLYDVLFQMMFAIITPALITGAFVERFKFSTYLIFTVIWITIVYAPVAHWVWGGGWIGADGAGALDFAGGTVIHINAGAAAVAAAILVGKRKNPGLQPNNVPYVVLGASILWFGWFGFNGGSALASDSYAVNAMLVTQIAAATAATTWGIVGLLSRGKISAVGVATGAVAGLVAITPAAGAVNALGALGIGFGAGFLCYYAVELIHKTNLDDALDVFAVHGIGGIWGCIATGIFAVESIAGVKGLFQGSGEQVWIQIYTAAGTLAYSFVVSFAILFVLDKIPGLGLRVSETSEDQGLDLAEHGEQGFVNDGAN
- a CDS encoding P-II family nitrogen regulator, encoding MIKIEAVVRPERVNAVLESMAEAGCTGFTYANVSGRGTQEGVEVFTGRGSSTANRVSVPKVVITAVTDKANQKVVVDAIMKAAKTSGDGQIGDGKIFISEISDVIRVRTGDTGKNAL